From one Halosimplex rubrum genomic stretch:
- a CDS encoding gamma carbonic anhydrase family protein, which translates to MDSREYAFEGQRPEVHGYAHVSREATLVGDVTVEANASVWPGTVLRGDVGPVRVGRESAVGDNATVHASAIGGKAMVGHSAVLNDTTVEDGALVGFNSTVSDAVIGAGSIVAMGTVVPAGYEVPPESFVRGTPATVTPLSETNIDPGAVFEAFSSGDYANLADRHEELFGGPDPGGE; encoded by the coding sequence ATGGACAGCCGCGAGTACGCGTTCGAGGGGCAGCGACCGGAGGTCCACGGATACGCCCACGTGAGTCGGGAGGCGACGCTGGTCGGTGACGTGACCGTCGAGGCGAACGCGAGCGTCTGGCCGGGGACGGTCCTACGCGGGGACGTGGGACCGGTTCGAGTCGGTCGCGAGTCGGCCGTCGGCGACAACGCCACCGTCCACGCCTCGGCGATCGGCGGGAAAGCGATGGTCGGCCACAGCGCGGTGCTGAACGACACGACCGTCGAGGACGGCGCGCTGGTCGGGTTCAACTCCACCGTCAGCGACGCCGTCATCGGCGCGGGGAGCATCGTCGCGATGGGTACCGTCGTCCCGGCGGGCTACGAGGTGCCGCCGGAGTCGTTCGTCCGCGGGACCCCCGCCACGGTCACGCCGCTCTCGGAGACGAACATCGACCCCGGCGCCGTCTTCGAGGCGTTCAGCTCCGGCGACTACGCCAACCTCGCCGACCGCCACGAGGAGCTGTTCGGTGGTCCCGACCCGGGCGGGGAGTAG
- a CDS encoding tryptophan--tRNA ligase has translation MHDDSATDAQPADQSADSTQESDGTDGDEPADADEFTVTPYDVDGTVDYDRLLEQFGADRLTDEQVERFPDHPMLRRRVFYAGRDADRYLAAAEAGDTHSIVTGIGPSGPMHLGHVLVFYLAKRLQDETGAHVYVPLSDDEKFYAKDLSFPEIEDATRSNLRDLLAVGFDPERTRIVVDRLDADAVYPQAARVAADITQSTVDATYGDPDNVGLSFYPAVQATHLLLPQLVHGRHPTLVPIAVDQDPHVRVCRDVAAKERFDVDKPGALLGKFLPALDGPGKMSSSSDAPAIELTDDRETVRAKIMQHAHSGGRVDIDDHREHGGDPSVDVAYQYLHTFFEPDDERVEGLAAQYRSGELLSGELKGIAAERIGDFLAEHRERRDALGDLESELAPYRLTEKERSRLRPSVFA, from the coding sequence ATGCACGACGACAGCGCCACCGACGCACAGCCCGCCGACCAGTCCGCAGATTCGACCCAGGAATCCGACGGGACCGACGGCGACGAGCCCGCCGACGCCGACGAGTTCACCGTCACGCCCTACGACGTGGACGGGACCGTCGACTACGACCGCCTGCTGGAGCAGTTCGGCGCCGACCGGCTCACCGACGAGCAGGTCGAACGGTTCCCCGACCACCCGATGCTGCGCCGACGGGTCTTCTACGCCGGCCGCGACGCCGACCGTTACCTCGCGGCCGCCGAGGCCGGCGACACGCACTCGATCGTCACCGGGATCGGCCCCTCCGGCCCGATGCACCTGGGCCACGTCCTCGTCTTCTACCTCGCCAAGCGACTGCAGGACGAGACGGGAGCGCACGTCTACGTCCCGCTCTCGGACGACGAGAAGTTCTACGCGAAGGACCTGTCCTTTCCGGAGATCGAGGACGCGACTCGCTCGAACCTGCGGGACCTCCTGGCCGTCGGGTTCGACCCCGAGCGCACCCGTATCGTCGTCGACCGCCTCGACGCCGACGCGGTGTATCCGCAGGCCGCCCGCGTGGCCGCCGACATCACGCAGTCGACCGTCGACGCGACCTACGGCGACCCCGACAACGTCGGGCTATCGTTCTACCCGGCGGTGCAGGCCACCCACCTGCTGCTCCCGCAACTCGTCCACGGTCGCCACCCGACGCTGGTCCCCATCGCCGTCGACCAGGACCCCCACGTCCGGGTCTGTCGCGACGTGGCCGCCAAGGAACGGTTCGACGTGGACAAGCCGGGCGCCCTGCTCGGAAAGTTCCTCCCCGCGCTCGACGGCCCCGGGAAGATGTCCTCCTCCTCGGACGCACCGGCCATCGAGCTGACCGACGACCGCGAGACCGTCCGGGCGAAGATCATGCAGCACGCTCACTCCGGCGGTCGCGTCGATATCGACGACCACCGCGAGCACGGCGGCGACCCGAGCGTCGACGTGGCCTACCAGTACCTCCACACGTTCTTCGAGCCCGACGACGAGCGCGTCGAGGGGCTCGCGGCCCAGTATCGCTCGGGCGAGTTGCTCTCCGGTGAACTGAAGGGGATCGCCGCCGAGCGGATCGGCGACTTCCTCGCCGAGCATCGCGAACGCAGGGACGCGCTCGGCGACCTGGAGTCGGAGCTGGCGCCGTATCGGTTGACCGAAAAAGAGCGGTCACGGCTGCGACCGTCGGTGTTCGCGTAG
- a CDS encoding DUF4367 domain-containing protein, with the protein MTDDSGSLPMRSALVAVGVLAVALAAAVATGAMPAGSLDGDAQPDGDEVLDRVEQRYESAETLTGEATVTVANATAERSEPVSFVLDRPNRTKLSTSYDGSEYAAGTNGSVAWVYDGANDTARVWDLPDNASDWNGSAMAADGAALAGNDTARAGNWSDAGNHTWNGTSWADWNGSANASVSEWLAENVTAELRETTTLDGAEVYVVGVEPTNESDRGEATLWVDTADYRVHQLRASYGDNRTTVAFDTLQFNASVHESTFRPPDAASVNTVGQERYETFDAAQAGTDVTLQRLDSEGYEFDGAVVVTRAGRTVAAGSYVGAANVTVVATAEDLPMLNATAGGNATDGESVTVAGANATYVDRDDGAAVVWEDDGVTRAVVADLPRDELVALAESVAT; encoded by the coding sequence ATGACAGACGACAGCGGGTCCCTCCCGATGCGGTCCGCGCTGGTCGCCGTCGGCGTCCTCGCCGTGGCGCTCGCGGCGGCCGTCGCGACCGGCGCGATGCCCGCGGGCAGCCTGGACGGCGACGCGCAGCCGGACGGCGACGAGGTCCTCGACCGGGTCGAGCAGCGCTACGAGAGCGCCGAGACGCTGACCGGCGAGGCGACCGTCACCGTCGCCAACGCCACCGCGGAGCGCTCGGAGCCCGTCTCGTTCGTCCTCGACCGCCCGAATCGGACGAAGCTGAGTACCAGCTACGACGGCAGCGAGTACGCCGCCGGCACGAACGGCTCGGTCGCGTGGGTCTACGACGGCGCGAACGACACCGCCCGCGTCTGGGACCTGCCCGACAACGCCTCGGACTGGAACGGGTCGGCGATGGCCGCCGACGGCGCCGCGCTCGCTGGCAACGACACCGCTCGGGCCGGTAACTGGTCGGACGCCGGGAACCACACCTGGAACGGCACCTCCTGGGCCGACTGGAACGGCTCGGCGAACGCCTCCGTCTCCGAGTGGCTCGCCGAGAACGTCACCGCCGAACTGCGCGAGACGACGACGCTCGACGGCGCGGAGGTGTACGTCGTCGGGGTCGAGCCGACCAACGAGTCCGACCGGGGCGAGGCGACGCTGTGGGTCGACACCGCCGACTATCGCGTCCACCAACTGCGCGCGAGTTACGGCGACAACCGGACGACCGTCGCCTTCGACACCCTCCAGTTCAACGCGAGCGTCCACGAGAGCACGTTCCGGCCGCCCGACGCCGCGTCGGTGAACACCGTCGGCCAGGAGCGCTACGAGACGTTCGACGCCGCGCAAGCGGGTACCGACGTGACCCTCCAGCGCCTCGACAGCGAGGGCTACGAGTTCGACGGAGCGGTCGTCGTGACCCGGGCGGGCCGGACGGTCGCCGCCGGGAGCTACGTCGGCGCGGCGAACGTGACCGTCGTCGCGACGGCCGAGGACCTGCCGATGCTGAACGCCACCGCGGGCGGGAACGCGACCGACGGCGAGTCCGTCACCGTCGCCGGCGCGAACGCGACCTACGTCGACCGCGACGACGGGGCGGCCGTGGTCTGGGAGGACGACGGCGTGACGCGCGCCGTGGTCGCCGACCTGCCGCGCGACGAGCTTGTCGCGCTGGCCGAGTCGGTCGCGACGTAG
- a CDS encoding IS6 family transposase has protein sequence MPENASLGGNLDQFDLDFVEREATPRLLMKLSIQLHLAGLSLSNTVSILEVFGVKRARSTIHNWVHKADLQPEGGHSPDHVAVDETVIRLNDEQYWLYAAVDPETNKLLHTKLRPTTTKVLAHSFLAELSEKHDVDDAVFLIDGSKSLEAACHRHGFDFRYEKHGNRNAVERVFREVKRRTVCFSNCFSNAEAETADDWLRSFSFAWNQLI, from the coding sequence ATGCCCGAAAACGCTAGCCTCGGCGGTAATCTCGACCAATTCGACTTAGATTTTGTGGAGCGAGAAGCGACACCACGACTGTTGATGAAGCTGAGTATTCAGTTGCATCTGGCTGGACTCTCACTTTCGAATACTGTTTCTATTCTTGAGGTATTCGGTGTCAAACGTGCTCGCTCAACTATTCATAATTGGGTTCACAAGGCTGATTTACAGCCCGAAGGTGGACACTCACCGGATCACGTCGCGGTTGACGAGACCGTGATCCGACTCAACGACGAGCAGTATTGGCTGTACGCTGCTGTCGATCCGGAAACGAACAAACTGCTGCATACAAAGCTAAGACCAACTACAACGAAGGTTCTCGCCCATTCATTTCTCGCCGAACTCAGCGAGAAACACGATGTTGACGACGCCGTGTTTCTCATCGATGGCTCCAAATCGTTAGAAGCTGCGTGTCACCGACATGGCTTCGATTTCAGATACGAAAAACATGGAAATCGGAACGCTGTTGAACGTGTCTTTAGAGAAGTAAAACGACGAACTGTATGTTTCTCAAACTGTTTTAGCAATGCCGAAGCAGAAACAGCCGACGATTGGCTCAGATCGTTCAGCTTCGCATGGAATCAGCTTATCTGA
- a CDS encoding YegP family protein → MESAYLNTMPVSVESLRADATEAPVTTLGRLAVRLHPDDWHWELVDADREPVATGRVTHDSREAVESAVSDLQASAAETTVYEIRDAAFDCYRSESGWTWRLVDADHEPLARASATYDDRAAVQSAVERVSALAPDADVVDYDDVAFELRSAADGWTWRLVDEDGEELARSIATFESRVEAQEDLSTVKSLGPDAWVSTAE, encoded by the coding sequence ATGGAATCAGCTTATCTGAACACGATGCCGGTGAGCGTCGAATCGCTGCGGGCGGACGCGACCGAGGCGCCCGTGACGACCCTCGGCAGGCTCGCCGTCCGCCTGCACCCCGACGACTGGCACTGGGAGCTCGTCGACGCCGACCGCGAGCCGGTGGCGACCGGCCGCGTGACCCACGACTCCCGCGAGGCCGTCGAATCGGCCGTCTCAGACCTCCAGGCGTCGGCCGCCGAGACGACCGTCTACGAGATCCGCGACGCCGCCTTCGACTGCTATCGCTCCGAGAGCGGCTGGACGTGGCGGCTCGTCGACGCCGACCACGAGCCGCTGGCTCGCGCCTCGGCGACCTACGACGACCGCGCGGCCGTGCAGTCGGCGGTCGAGCGCGTCAGCGCGCTCGCGCCGGACGCGGACGTGGTCGACTACGACGACGTGGCCTTCGAGCTGCGGTCGGCGGCCGACGGCTGGACGTGGCGCCTCGTCGACGAGGACGGCGAGGAACTCGCCCGGAGCATCGCGACGTTCGAGAGCCGCGTCGAGGCCCAGGAGGACCTCTCGACCGTCAAGTCGCTCGGACCGGACGCCTGGGTCTCGACGGCCGAGTAG
- a CDS encoding ABC transporter ATP-binding protein translates to MADVTKTYEGGVAVEALSDVSLSLPAGSYTAVMGPSGSGKSTLLNLVGALDTPTSGTVRLDGQDIAALSEAERARARGRTVGFVFQTFNLMPRLTAVENVALPLVFQGVDRGQRRERAADLLSRVGLGDRLDHRPSELSGGQRQRVAIARALAADPALLLADEPTGNVDTETGAQIMELFAELHEAGNTILLVTHERRIAEHAERVVHFRDGVIEDVEVL, encoded by the coding sequence CTGGCGGACGTGACGAAGACCTACGAGGGCGGCGTCGCCGTCGAGGCGCTCTCGGACGTCTCTCTGTCGCTCCCCGCGGGTTCCTACACCGCCGTCATGGGCCCCAGCGGCTCGGGCAAGAGCACCCTCCTCAACCTCGTCGGCGCCCTCGACACGCCGACGAGCGGCACCGTTCGGCTCGACGGCCAGGACATCGCGGCGCTGTCCGAGGCCGAGCGCGCACGCGCTCGTGGCCGGACGGTCGGGTTCGTCTTCCAGACGTTCAACCTCATGCCGCGGCTGACCGCCGTCGAGAACGTCGCGCTCCCGCTGGTCTTCCAGGGCGTCGACCGCGGGCAGCGCCGCGAGCGCGCCGCGGATCTGCTCTCGCGGGTCGGCCTCGGCGACCGCCTCGACCACCGCCCCTCGGAGCTGTCGGGCGGCCAGCGCCAGCGCGTCGCCATCGCCCGCGCGCTGGCGGCCGACCCCGCGCTCCTGCTCGCCGACGAACCCACCGGCAACGTCGACACCGAGACGGGCGCGCAGATCATGGAGCTGTTCGCCGAGTTGCACGAGGCCGGCAACACCATCCTGCTGGTCACCCACGAGCGCCGCATCGCCGAACACGCCGAGCGGGTCGTCCACTTCCGCGACGGCGTGATCGAGGACGTGGAGGTCCTCTGA
- a CDS encoding ABC transporter permease, which yields MDLTETLRISVRSLRSHRLRAALTVVGIVIGIAAVVTFATFGASLKADVVSEIEGSSANEVYLVASEADEGGGFGGAGQPVFTEYDLSQLREIEGVQRVVPRGIVPVSAVSHDNETIAQRQVTATNATAFDTATFESGRAFENGASEAVVNRPAARLFPGNLSTGDDLSITRSSGEEFDVTVVGIVNGTGGQLPFSSFTDQPRVFVPADPFYQSVVESPNAVSNQRVYSQVTVVTDPADTTATQERVREYFASPRSDAAQLLPQGYEVSARTNADLVDSIERIVTRLTRFVTGIAVIALIVGAVGIANIMLVSVTERTREIGIMKAVGARSRDVMALFLAEAVLLGALGALVGVPLGVAAGWAATRYAEIQLTLAPGWFAAAVAVGVLTGVVAGLYPAWRAARVDPIDALRYE from the coding sequence ATGGACCTGACCGAGACCCTGCGGATCAGCGTCCGCTCGCTGCGCTCGCACCGGTTGCGGGCGGCGCTGACGGTGGTCGGCATCGTCATCGGCATCGCCGCGGTCGTCACCTTCGCGACGTTCGGCGCGAGCCTGAAGGCCGACGTGGTCTCGGAGATCGAGGGGTCGAGCGCCAACGAGGTGTACCTCGTCGCCAGCGAAGCCGACGAGGGCGGCGGGTTCGGCGGCGCCGGTCAGCCGGTCTTCACCGAGTACGACCTCTCGCAGTTGCGCGAGATCGAAGGCGTCCAGCGGGTCGTCCCCCGCGGGATCGTCCCCGTCAGCGCCGTGAGCCACGACAACGAGACGATTGCCCAGCGGCAGGTCACGGCCACCAACGCCACCGCCTTCGACACCGCGACCTTCGAGTCCGGGCGAGCCTTCGAAAACGGCGCGAGCGAGGCGGTCGTCAACCGTCCGGCCGCGCGGCTGTTCCCGGGCAATCTCTCGACCGGCGACGACCTCTCGATCACCCGTTCGTCGGGCGAGGAGTTCGACGTCACCGTCGTCGGGATCGTCAACGGCACCGGCGGGCAGCTGCCGTTCAGCTCCTTCACCGACCAGCCGCGGGTGTTCGTCCCTGCCGACCCGTTCTACCAGTCGGTCGTCGAGAGCCCCAACGCGGTGAGCAACCAGCGAGTCTACTCGCAGGTGACCGTCGTCACCGACCCGGCCGACACCACCGCGACCCAGGAGCGCGTCCGCGAGTACTTCGCCAGCCCCCGCTCGGACGCCGCACAGCTTCTCCCCCAGGGCTACGAGGTGAGCGCTCGGACCAACGCCGACCTCGTCGACAGCATCGAGCGCATCGTCACCAGGCTCACCCGTTTCGTGACGGGCATCGCCGTCATCGCGCTGATCGTCGGCGCCGTCGGCATCGCCAACATCATGCTCGTCAGCGTCACCGAGCGGACCCGCGAGATCGGGATCATGAAAGCCGTCGGCGCGCGCAGCCGCGACGTGATGGCGCTCTTTCTCGCCGAGGCGGTGCTGCTGGGCGCGCTGGGCGCCCTCGTCGGCGTCCCGCTGGGGGTCGCCGCCGGCTGGGCCGCGACGCGGTACGCCGAGATCCAGCTGACCCTGGCGCCCGGGTGGTTCGCCGCCGCCGTCGCCGTCGGCGTCCTCACCGGCGTCGTCGCCGGCCTCTACCCCGCCTGGCGGGCCGCCCGCGTCGACCCCATCGACGCGCTCCGGTACGAGTGA